The genome window GTCACCATGCAGGGCGGCAGCAGCGAAACCGGCGATGTTCAGACGGTCAGCGATGGTGTCTGCATCTCGTTTGGTGGCGGTGAAGACAACAGCCTGATCCATGGTTTCGTCACGCAGCAGGTGATCCAGCATGCGATTCTTGTGCGACAGGTCGTCGACGAAGTGCACGCATTGCTTGATGTTTTCATGCTTGGTAGCGGAACCGGCGATCTGGATGATCAATGCATCCTTGGTGATGCGCTTGGCCATATTACCGACCATACCGTCCAGCGTTGCCGAGAACAACATGGTTTGACGGCCTTCAGGTGTCGCTGCCACGATTTTTTCGATGTCGTCGATAAAGCCCATGTCCAGCATGCGATCCGCTTCATCCAATACCAGGATTTGCAGTTGCGAGAAATCGATCTTGCCCGATTCCATGTGGTCGATCAGACGGCCTGGGGTTGCCACCAGAATCTCCGGATTCTTGGCCAGCAATTGCATTTGTTTCGGGTAAGGCATACCACCGAGGATGGAGACAGCCTTGACGCGTTTCATGAACGCACCGTATTTGTCGGTCGAAGTAGTAACTTGCAGTGCGAGTTCGCGGGTTGGGGTCAACACCAGCATTTTCGGTTGTGCAGGTTTGAAACGAGGACGATCGCCACGTGAACGTGCCGATTGTGCTTCTTGATTAGGGGTTTTGCCAGTTTGCGGCTGGTCGCCTTCGGAGGCGAATTTATGCAGGGCAGGCAGCATAAATGCCGCTGTCTTGCCGGAACCTGTTTGCGACGAAACCATCATGTCGCGGCCTTCAATTGCTGCAGGGATCGCCTGAGCTTGCACACCAGTTGGGGCTGTGTAGCCGGATTCGGTCAGTGCTTTGATGATGGACGCGTGGAGGCCTAGTGATTCAAAAGTCATTATTTTTCTTTCGTATATATCAGCGCGACAGCGCGCATCATGGATTGTGTCCACGATGAATGTCTGCGAGTGCGCAAAAAATGCAACGCCAACCAACGAAACAGCTAAGAAAGCTCTGAGAGATTTCGGCACAAAAGCTTTGCGCCGGGACGGTGTATAGAATTCAACACCTGAAGGCGGGAGGGCTTTATCGTTAATGCGAACGGTTCGCGATGCTGCAAAGTGCGATGTCTGTAACAAAGCACAGCGCGCATTATAGTACAGAATGCCCCTGCTGTCGAGTCATGTACTGGAATGGGCAGATATGCACCAGAAGTGCACACATACCCGCACTTGTGCGTCTGCCAATAAAAAACGCGGCAAAAAACTTTGCCGCGTCCTTGATTTACTACCGCCTGCTACTGACCGGTGCCGGATTTACTCCAGGCCACCCATGCCGCCGACCACGTGCGAGAAGCCGCCGTCAACGTAGGTAATTTCACCGGTGATGCCGCCCGACAGGTCGGACAACAGGAAGGCTGCGGTATTGCCGACATCTTCAATCGTGACGTTGCGACGCAATGGCGCATGTGTTTTGACGAAGTTGAGTATCTTGCTGAAGTCCTTGATGCCGCTGGCTGCCAGCGTTTTGATCGGACCTGCCGAGATACCGTTGACGCGGACGCCTTTTGGT of Janthinobacterium sp. Marseille contains these proteins:
- a CDS encoding DEAD/DEAH box helicase, encoding MTFESLGLHASIIKALTESGYTAPTGVQAQAIPAAIEGRDMMVSSQTGSGKTAAFMLPALHKFASEGDQPQTGKTPNQEAQSARSRGDRPRFKPAQPKMLVLTPTRELALQVTTSTDKYGAFMKRVKAVSILGGMPYPKQMQLLAKNPEILVATPGRLIDHMESGKIDFSQLQILVLDEADRMLDMGFIDDIEKIVAATPEGRQTMLFSATLDGMVGNMAKRITKDALIIQIAGSATKHENIKQCVHFVDDLSHKNRMLDHLLRDETMDQAVVFTATKRDADTIADRLNIAGFAAAALHGDMHQGARNRTLDGLRRGQIRVLVATDVAARGIDVPGITHVVNYDLPKFPEDYVHRIGRTGRAGRNGIAVSLVNHAESMNVKRIERFIKQLIPVEVIEGFEPKRSASAPRSNHKPGGWKPGDNRGNTAKPGQRTFSKPNAPRKDGSSFNKGPRTGDAGATRRPFGER